In Caldicellulosiruptor morganii, the following proteins share a genomic window:
- the proB gene encoding glutamate 5-kinase, with protein sequence MRNFEDARKIVVKVGTSTVTYPTCKLNLSRLEKLARVLADIKNEGRDVVLVTSGAVASGLGRLGLTKNHKTTQEKQALAAIGQGILMQIYEKLFGEYGVVVAQVLLTKDVVDEEKKMLNVKNTFEQLFKFGAIPIVNENDVVAIEELEFGDNDTLSAYVATIIGADLLIILSDIDGLYSCDPRLSSDAELIKEVYEIDSYIESIAGGAGSLNSTGGMQTKIEAARIAMQNGIPMVIANGENPSILRDILAGKDVGTLFICKELLSKKE encoded by the coding sequence ATGAGAAACTTTGAAGATGCCAGAAAAATTGTGGTTAAGGTTGGAACAAGTACCGTGACATATCCAACCTGCAAGCTAAATCTTTCACGACTGGAAAAACTTGCAAGAGTCCTTGCTGATATAAAGAATGAAGGAAGGGACGTTGTGCTTGTCACATCCGGTGCAGTTGCATCTGGTTTGGGGCGGCTTGGACTTACCAAAAACCACAAGACAACACAGGAAAAGCAGGCTCTTGCGGCAATTGGACAGGGCATTTTGATGCAGATTTACGAAAAGCTTTTTGGCGAGTATGGAGTGGTTGTTGCACAGGTGCTATTGACAAAGGACGTTGTTGATGAGGAAAAAAAGATGCTCAATGTCAAAAACACGTTTGAGCAGCTTTTTAAGTTTGGGGCAATTCCGATTGTGAATGAAAATGACGTTGTTGCAATTGAAGAGCTTGAATTCGGTGACAATGATACTTTGTCTGCCTATGTTGCAACAATAATTGGTGCTGACCTTTTAATTATCCTTTCTGACATTGATGGGCTTTACTCTTGCGACCCCAGACTTAGCAGTGATGCAGAGCTTATAAAAGAGGTTTATGAAATTGACTCATACATAGAGAGCATTGCAGGAGGGGCTGGTAGTCTTAACTCAACAGGTGGTATGCAGACCAAGATTGAAGCTGCCAGGATTGCAATGCAAAATGGGATTCCCATGGTAATTGCAAATGGCGAAAATCCTTCTATTTTGAGAGACATTCTGGCAGGGAAAGATGTTGGTACACTTTTTATATGCAAAGAACTTTTATCAAAGAAGGAGTGA
- the thpR gene encoding RNA 2',3'-cyclic phosphodiesterase, producing MRTFIGIDFPKSLKEQIIQAQSYLKSISKKGRWKYIDNFHLTLKFLGEVEYDHVEKIREVLAKNLEGFSSFSLRIFSCGYFKGSKDVLRVVYLKPEGDLDKLNTLYQIVEDSLYSIGFDKEKREYTPHITIAQDVILDESFEKFKQYVENYKFDPIPVESVILFLSEEIDRKRVYTPLFEIKLK from the coding sequence ATGCGAACATTTATTGGAATTGATTTTCCAAAAAGTCTCAAAGAGCAAATAATCCAGGCACAAAGCTATTTAAAATCAATCAGCAAAAAGGGAAGGTGGAAGTATATTGATAATTTTCATCTTACTTTGAAATTCTTAGGGGAGGTAGAGTATGACCATGTAGAAAAGATTAGAGAGGTTCTGGCAAAAAATCTTGAAGGTTTTTCTTCTTTTTCGCTCAGGATCTTCTCATGTGGGTACTTCAAAGGAAGTAAAGATGTTTTGCGTGTTGTGTATCTAAAGCCGGAGGGCGATTTAGACAAGTTAAACACACTTTATCAAATAGTTGAAGATTCTCTTTATTCAATTGGATTTGATAAAGAAAAAAGAGAGTACACCCCGCACATCACAATTGCCCAGGATGTTATTCTGGATGAGTCTTTTGAAAAATTCAAACAGTATGTTGAAAACTATAAATTTGACCCAATTCCTGTTGAAAGTGTAATTTTGTTCTTGAGCGAAGAGATTGACAGAAAAAGAGTCTACACACCACTTTTTGAGATAAAGTTAAAATAA